One segment of Salvelinus fontinalis isolate EN_2023a chromosome 12, ASM2944872v1, whole genome shotgun sequence DNA contains the following:
- the bicd1a gene encoding protein bicaudal D homolog 1 isoform X2: protein MAAGGGCGETVDQYRAEVERLTQELADANREKIRAAECGLVVLEENQTLKQQYADLESEQETLKQELEQLQEAFGQAYSNQRKVAEDGESNEESLLQESASKEAYYMGRLLELQTELKLSRSVASNASNESERLNAVLQEHSESNEMLELQRTRMREEIRECKFREARLLQDYTELEEENITLQKLVSTLKQNQVEYEGLKHEIKVLEEETVLLNSQLEDALRLKDISQSQLEEALDALKIEREQKNSLRKELAHHITLSDSVYGAGAHLALTATVDGLKFATEEVGSNGTAMPNGNNGNEDSNSDCNGHLGLVKVNGDYRLPRKGEGLHGPVSDLFSELNLSEIQKLKQQLLQVEREKSSLLMNLQEAQTQLQHTQGALTEQHECVHRLTERVNAMKRLHSNKEMADAQESKTHDGLPGRHDYVVNIHGMEILECKYKVAVTEVIDLKAELKALKEKSNHCVEGQGEEWSSSDGKVQALDEQVKRLEKSCREAREKVARLEAELQTATGVATESHGMLNTAQDELVTFSEELAQLYHHVCLCNNETPNRVMLDYYRQSRNTRSGSLKGSEDPRALLSPRLARRLAAVNAGFSEAPRSPMDSPSKDPPSGDNGTTGRESPAPGSQGNPTRSPIGSPVINSSNGSPSSSSVPPEACGDLRKEPMNIYNLNAIIRDQIKHLQRAVDRSLQLSRQRAAARELAPLFDKDKEACMEEILKLKSLLSTKREQIATLRLVLKANKQTAEGALANLKSKYENEKCMVTETMMKLRNELKALKEDAATFSSLRAMFATRCDEYVTQLDEMQRQLAAAEDEKKTLNSLLRMAIQQKLALTQRLEDLEFDHEQTRGCGAKVPKIKSSPHKFLVDCQQPASSASVSPLSPQLRRVSLVRSPSPNIVTALQEDHTPPFSSRFPSMAQQPHPQGP, encoded by the exons gCGTTTGGCCAGGCCTACTCCAACCAGCGTAAAGTGGCGGAGGACGGCGAGAGCAACGAGGAGTCACTGCTGCAGGAGTCAGCGTCTAAGGAGGCCTACTACATGGGCCGGCTGCTGGAGTTGCAGACAGAGCTGAAGCTGAGCCGCTCGGTGGCGTCCAACGCGTCCAATGAGAGCGAGAGGCTCAACGCCGTGCTGCAGGAGCACAGCGAA AGTAATGAGATGCTGGAGTTGCAGCGGACCCGGATGAGGGAGGAGATCAGGGAGTGTAAATTCAGAGAGGCCCGTCTCCTACAGGACTACACCGAGCTGGAGGAGGAGAACATCACCCTGCAGAAACTAGTGTCCACACTCAAACAGAACCAG gtGGAGTATGAGGGTCTGAAGCATGAGATCAAGGTTCTGGAGGAGGAGACGGTGCTGCTGAACAGCCAGCTGGAGGACGCTCTGCGTCTGAAGGAcatctctcagtcccagctaGAGGAGGCCCTGGATGCCCTGAAGATCGAGAGGGAGCAGAAGAACAGCCTGAGGAAGGAGCTGGCCCACCACATCACCCTCAGCGACAGTGTATACGGGGCCGGAGCCCACCTGGCTCTCACCGCCACGGTCGACGGGCTCAAGTTCGCCACAGAAGAGGTCGGGAGCAATGGTACAGCCATGCCCAATGGCAACAATGGGAATGAGGATAGCAACAGCGACTGTAACGGCCACCTGGGACTGGTTAAGGTGAACGGCGACTACCGGCTGCCCAGGAAGGGGGAAGGGCTGCACGGTCCTGTGTCAGACCTCTTCAGCGAGCTCAACCTGTCTGAGATACAGAAACTCAAACAGCAGCTCCTTCAG GTGGAGCGTGAGAAGTCCAGCCTCCTGATGAacctgcaagaagcccaaacccagctgcagcacacacagggtgCCCTGACCGAGCAGCACGAGTGTGTCCACCGCCTCACCGAGCGCGTCAACGCTATGAAGCGCCTCCACAGTAACAAGGAGATGGCCGACGCCCAGGAGTCCAAGACGCACGACGGGTTGCCCGGTCGCCACGACTACGTGGTGAACATCCACGGGATGGAGATTCTGGAGTGTAAGTACAAGGTGGCGGTAACCGAGGTGATCGACCTAAAGGCGGAGCTAAAAGCTCTGAAGGAGAAATCTAACCATTGTGTGGAGGGCcagggggaggagtggagcagCAGCGATGGGAAGGTCCAAGCTCTGGACGAGCAGGTCAAACGGCTGGAGAAGAGCTGCCGCGAGGCCCGCGAAAAGGTGGCGCGTTTGGAGGCGGAACTACAGACGGCGACGGGCGTGGCCACGGAGAGCCACGGCATGCTGAACACGGCGCAGGATGAACTGGTGACATTCAGCGAGGAGCTGGCCCAGCTCTACCACCACGTGTGTCTCTGCAACAATGAGACGCCCAACCGCGTCATGCTGGACTACTACCGCCAGAGCCGTAACACCCGCAGCGGCAGCCTCAAGGGCTCCGAGGACCCCCGGGCACTACTCTCCCCCCGCCTGGCTAGACGCCTCGCCGCCGTGAACGCCGGGTTCTCAGAGGCCCCCCGGAGCCCCATGGACTCGCCCTCCAAAGACCCCCCCAGTGGGGACAACGGGACAACAGGGAGGGAGTCCCCAGCACCAGGCAGTCAGGGGAACCCCACCCGCAGCCCCATTGGCTCCCCGGTCATCAACAGCTCCAAcggctctccctcctcctcttccgtcCCTCCCGAGGCGTGCGGAGACCTGCGTAAGGAGCCCATGAACATCTACAACCTGAACGCCATCATCAGGGACCAGATCAAACACCTGCAGAGGGCCGTGGACCGCTCCCTCCAGCTGTCTCGACAGAGGGCAGCCGCCCGGGAGCTGGCCCCCTTGTTCGACAAGGACAAGGAGGCCTGCATGGAGGAGATCCTCAAGCTCAAGTCCCTCCTCAGCACCAAGAGGGAGCAGATTGCCACGCTCAGGCTGGTGCTCAAAGCCAACAAACAG ACTGCAGAGGGGGCGCTGGCTAATCTAAAGAGCAAGTATGAGAATGAGAAGTGCATGGTGACAGAGACCATGATGAAGCTGAGGAACGAGCTGAAGGCTCTGAAGGAGGACGCCgccaccttctcctctctcaggGCCATGTTCGCCACCAG gtgTGATGAGTATGTGACTCAGCTGGATGAGATGCAGAGACAGCTGGCTGCGGCGGAGGATGAGAAGAAGACCCTGAACTCCCTGCTCCGGATGGCCATCCAACAGAAGCTGGCCCTGACCCAACGCCTGGAGGACCTGGAGTTTGACCACGAGCAGACCCGGGGCTGCGGCGCCAAGGTGCCCAAGATCAAGAGCAGCCCGCACAAA TTTCTTGTAGATTGTCAGCAGCCTGCTTCCTCTGCCTCAGTATCGCCACTCTCCCCACAACTAAGGAGAGTCTCCCTAGTCCGCAG TCCGAGTCCTAACATTGTGACGGCCCTCCAGGAGGACCATACACCACCCTTCTCCAGCAGGTTCCCCTCAATGGCCCAGCAGCCTCACCCCCAAGGCCCCTAG
- the bicd1a gene encoding protein bicaudal D homolog 1 isoform X7: MAAGGGCGETVDQYRAEVERLTQELADANREKIRAAECGLVVLEENQTLKQQYADLESEQETLKQELEQLQEAFGQAYSNQRKVAEDGESNEESLLQESASKEAYYMGRLLELQTELKLSRSVASNASNESERLNAVLQEHSESNEMLELQRTRMREEIRECKFREARLLQDYTELEEENITLQKLVSTLKQNQVEYEGLKHEIKVLEEETVLLNSQLEDALRLKDISQSQLEEALDALKIEREQKNSLRKELAHHITLSDSVYGAGAHLALTATVDGLKFATEEVGSNGTAMPNGNNGNEDSNSDCNGHLGLVKVNGDYRLPRKGEGLHGPVSDLFSELNLSEIQKLKQQLLQVEREKSSLLMNLQEAQTQLQHTQGALTEQHECVHRLTERVNAMKRLHSNKEMADAQESKTHDGLPGRHDYVVNIHGMEILECKYKVAVTEVIDLKAELKALKEKSNHCVEGQGEEWSSSDGKVQALDEQVKRLEKSCREAREKVARLEAELQTATGVATESHGMLNTAQDELVTFSEELAQLYHHVCLCNNETPNRVMLDYYRQSRNTRSGSLKGSEDPRALLSPRLARRLAAVNAGFSEAPRSPMDSPSKDPPSGDNGTTGRESPAPGSQGNPTRSPIGSPVINSSNGSPSSSSVPPEACGDLRKEPMNIYNLNAIIRDQIKHLQRAVDRSLQLSRQRAAARELAPLFDKDKEACMEEILKLKSLLSTKREQIATLRLVLKANKQTAEGALANLKSKYENEKCMVTETMMKLRNELKALKEDAATFSSLRAMFATRCDEYVTQLDEMQRQLAAAEDEKKTLNSLLRMAIQQKLALTQRLEDLEFDHEQTRGCGAKVPKIKSSPHKSES; this comes from the exons gCGTTTGGCCAGGCCTACTCCAACCAGCGTAAAGTGGCGGAGGACGGCGAGAGCAACGAGGAGTCACTGCTGCAGGAGTCAGCGTCTAAGGAGGCCTACTACATGGGCCGGCTGCTGGAGTTGCAGACAGAGCTGAAGCTGAGCCGCTCGGTGGCGTCCAACGCGTCCAATGAGAGCGAGAGGCTCAACGCCGTGCTGCAGGAGCACAGCGAA AGTAATGAGATGCTGGAGTTGCAGCGGACCCGGATGAGGGAGGAGATCAGGGAGTGTAAATTCAGAGAGGCCCGTCTCCTACAGGACTACACCGAGCTGGAGGAGGAGAACATCACCCTGCAGAAACTAGTGTCCACACTCAAACAGAACCAG gtGGAGTATGAGGGTCTGAAGCATGAGATCAAGGTTCTGGAGGAGGAGACGGTGCTGCTGAACAGCCAGCTGGAGGACGCTCTGCGTCTGAAGGAcatctctcagtcccagctaGAGGAGGCCCTGGATGCCCTGAAGATCGAGAGGGAGCAGAAGAACAGCCTGAGGAAGGAGCTGGCCCACCACATCACCCTCAGCGACAGTGTATACGGGGCCGGAGCCCACCTGGCTCTCACCGCCACGGTCGACGGGCTCAAGTTCGCCACAGAAGAGGTCGGGAGCAATGGTACAGCCATGCCCAATGGCAACAATGGGAATGAGGATAGCAACAGCGACTGTAACGGCCACCTGGGACTGGTTAAGGTGAACGGCGACTACCGGCTGCCCAGGAAGGGGGAAGGGCTGCACGGTCCTGTGTCAGACCTCTTCAGCGAGCTCAACCTGTCTGAGATACAGAAACTCAAACAGCAGCTCCTTCAG GTGGAGCGTGAGAAGTCCAGCCTCCTGATGAacctgcaagaagcccaaacccagctgcagcacacacagggtgCCCTGACCGAGCAGCACGAGTGTGTCCACCGCCTCACCGAGCGCGTCAACGCTATGAAGCGCCTCCACAGTAACAAGGAGATGGCCGACGCCCAGGAGTCCAAGACGCACGACGGGTTGCCCGGTCGCCACGACTACGTGGTGAACATCCACGGGATGGAGATTCTGGAGTGTAAGTACAAGGTGGCGGTAACCGAGGTGATCGACCTAAAGGCGGAGCTAAAAGCTCTGAAGGAGAAATCTAACCATTGTGTGGAGGGCcagggggaggagtggagcagCAGCGATGGGAAGGTCCAAGCTCTGGACGAGCAGGTCAAACGGCTGGAGAAGAGCTGCCGCGAGGCCCGCGAAAAGGTGGCGCGTTTGGAGGCGGAACTACAGACGGCGACGGGCGTGGCCACGGAGAGCCACGGCATGCTGAACACGGCGCAGGATGAACTGGTGACATTCAGCGAGGAGCTGGCCCAGCTCTACCACCACGTGTGTCTCTGCAACAATGAGACGCCCAACCGCGTCATGCTGGACTACTACCGCCAGAGCCGTAACACCCGCAGCGGCAGCCTCAAGGGCTCCGAGGACCCCCGGGCACTACTCTCCCCCCGCCTGGCTAGACGCCTCGCCGCCGTGAACGCCGGGTTCTCAGAGGCCCCCCGGAGCCCCATGGACTCGCCCTCCAAAGACCCCCCCAGTGGGGACAACGGGACAACAGGGAGGGAGTCCCCAGCACCAGGCAGTCAGGGGAACCCCACCCGCAGCCCCATTGGCTCCCCGGTCATCAACAGCTCCAAcggctctccctcctcctcttccgtcCCTCCCGAGGCGTGCGGAGACCTGCGTAAGGAGCCCATGAACATCTACAACCTGAACGCCATCATCAGGGACCAGATCAAACACCTGCAGAGGGCCGTGGACCGCTCCCTCCAGCTGTCTCGACAGAGGGCAGCCGCCCGGGAGCTGGCCCCCTTGTTCGACAAGGACAAGGAGGCCTGCATGGAGGAGATCCTCAAGCTCAAGTCCCTCCTCAGCACCAAGAGGGAGCAGATTGCCACGCTCAGGCTGGTGCTCAAAGCCAACAAACAG ACTGCAGAGGGGGCGCTGGCTAATCTAAAGAGCAAGTATGAGAATGAGAAGTGCATGGTGACAGAGACCATGATGAAGCTGAGGAACGAGCTGAAGGCTCTGAAGGAGGACGCCgccaccttctcctctctcaggGCCATGTTCGCCACCAG gtgTGATGAGTATGTGACTCAGCTGGATGAGATGCAGAGACAGCTGGCTGCGGCGGAGGATGAGAAGAAGACCCTGAACTCCCTGCTCCGGATGGCCATCCAACAGAAGCTGGCCCTGACCCAACGCCTGGAGGACCTGGAGTTTGACCACGAGCAGACCCGGGGCTGCGGCGCCAAGGTGCCCAAGATCAAGAGCAGCCCGCACAAA TCCGAGTCCTAA
- the bicd1a gene encoding protein bicaudal D homolog 1 isoform X4 produces the protein MAAGGGCGETVDQYRAEVERLTQELADANREKIRAAECGLVVLEENQTLKQQYADLESEQETLKQELEQLQEAFGQAYSNQRKVAEDGESNEESLLQESASKEAYYMGRLLELQTELKLSRSVASNASNESERLNAVLQEHSESNEMLELQRTRMREEIRECKFREARLLQDYTELEEENITLQKLVSTLKQNQVEYEGLKHEIKVLEEETVLLNSQLEDALRLKDISQSQLEEALDALKIEREQKNSLRKELAHHITLSDSVYGAGAHLALTATVDGLKFATEEVGSNGTAMPNGNNGNEDSNSDCNGHLGLVKVNGDYRLPRKGEGLHGPVSDLFSELNLSEIQKLKQQLLQVEREKSSLLMNLQEAQTQLQHTQGALTEQHECVHRLTERVNAMKRLHSNKEMADAQESKTHDGLPGRHDYVVNIHGMEILECKYKVAVTEVIDLKAELKALKEKSNHCVEGQGEEWSSSDGKVQALDEQVKRLEKSCREAREKVARLEAELQTATGVATESHGMLNTAQDELVTFSEELAQLYHHVCLCNNETPNRVMLDYYRQSRNTRSGSLKGSEDPRALLSPRLARRLAAVNAGFSEAPRSPMDSPSKDPPSGDNGTTGRESPAPGSQGNPTRSPIGSPVINSSNGSPSSSSVPPEACGDLRKEPMNIYNLNAIIRDQIKHLQRAVDRSLQLSRQRAAARELAPLFDKDKEACMEEILKLKSLLSTKREQIATLRLVLKANKQTAEGALANLKSKYENEKCMVTETMMKLRNELKALKEDAATFSSLRAMFATRCDEYVTQLDEMQRQLAAAEDEKKTLNSLLRMAIQQKLALTQRLEDLEFDHEQTRGCGAKVPKIKSSPHKFLVDCQQPASSASVSPLSPQLRRVSLVRRTNSVHLTTIPNQPPTTHP, from the exons gCGTTTGGCCAGGCCTACTCCAACCAGCGTAAAGTGGCGGAGGACGGCGAGAGCAACGAGGAGTCACTGCTGCAGGAGTCAGCGTCTAAGGAGGCCTACTACATGGGCCGGCTGCTGGAGTTGCAGACAGAGCTGAAGCTGAGCCGCTCGGTGGCGTCCAACGCGTCCAATGAGAGCGAGAGGCTCAACGCCGTGCTGCAGGAGCACAGCGAA AGTAATGAGATGCTGGAGTTGCAGCGGACCCGGATGAGGGAGGAGATCAGGGAGTGTAAATTCAGAGAGGCCCGTCTCCTACAGGACTACACCGAGCTGGAGGAGGAGAACATCACCCTGCAGAAACTAGTGTCCACACTCAAACAGAACCAG gtGGAGTATGAGGGTCTGAAGCATGAGATCAAGGTTCTGGAGGAGGAGACGGTGCTGCTGAACAGCCAGCTGGAGGACGCTCTGCGTCTGAAGGAcatctctcagtcccagctaGAGGAGGCCCTGGATGCCCTGAAGATCGAGAGGGAGCAGAAGAACAGCCTGAGGAAGGAGCTGGCCCACCACATCACCCTCAGCGACAGTGTATACGGGGCCGGAGCCCACCTGGCTCTCACCGCCACGGTCGACGGGCTCAAGTTCGCCACAGAAGAGGTCGGGAGCAATGGTACAGCCATGCCCAATGGCAACAATGGGAATGAGGATAGCAACAGCGACTGTAACGGCCACCTGGGACTGGTTAAGGTGAACGGCGACTACCGGCTGCCCAGGAAGGGGGAAGGGCTGCACGGTCCTGTGTCAGACCTCTTCAGCGAGCTCAACCTGTCTGAGATACAGAAACTCAAACAGCAGCTCCTTCAG GTGGAGCGTGAGAAGTCCAGCCTCCTGATGAacctgcaagaagcccaaacccagctgcagcacacacagggtgCCCTGACCGAGCAGCACGAGTGTGTCCACCGCCTCACCGAGCGCGTCAACGCTATGAAGCGCCTCCACAGTAACAAGGAGATGGCCGACGCCCAGGAGTCCAAGACGCACGACGGGTTGCCCGGTCGCCACGACTACGTGGTGAACATCCACGGGATGGAGATTCTGGAGTGTAAGTACAAGGTGGCGGTAACCGAGGTGATCGACCTAAAGGCGGAGCTAAAAGCTCTGAAGGAGAAATCTAACCATTGTGTGGAGGGCcagggggaggagtggagcagCAGCGATGGGAAGGTCCAAGCTCTGGACGAGCAGGTCAAACGGCTGGAGAAGAGCTGCCGCGAGGCCCGCGAAAAGGTGGCGCGTTTGGAGGCGGAACTACAGACGGCGACGGGCGTGGCCACGGAGAGCCACGGCATGCTGAACACGGCGCAGGATGAACTGGTGACATTCAGCGAGGAGCTGGCCCAGCTCTACCACCACGTGTGTCTCTGCAACAATGAGACGCCCAACCGCGTCATGCTGGACTACTACCGCCAGAGCCGTAACACCCGCAGCGGCAGCCTCAAGGGCTCCGAGGACCCCCGGGCACTACTCTCCCCCCGCCTGGCTAGACGCCTCGCCGCCGTGAACGCCGGGTTCTCAGAGGCCCCCCGGAGCCCCATGGACTCGCCCTCCAAAGACCCCCCCAGTGGGGACAACGGGACAACAGGGAGGGAGTCCCCAGCACCAGGCAGTCAGGGGAACCCCACCCGCAGCCCCATTGGCTCCCCGGTCATCAACAGCTCCAAcggctctccctcctcctcttccgtcCCTCCCGAGGCGTGCGGAGACCTGCGTAAGGAGCCCATGAACATCTACAACCTGAACGCCATCATCAGGGACCAGATCAAACACCTGCAGAGGGCCGTGGACCGCTCCCTCCAGCTGTCTCGACAGAGGGCAGCCGCCCGGGAGCTGGCCCCCTTGTTCGACAAGGACAAGGAGGCCTGCATGGAGGAGATCCTCAAGCTCAAGTCCCTCCTCAGCACCAAGAGGGAGCAGATTGCCACGCTCAGGCTGGTGCTCAAAGCCAACAAACAG ACTGCAGAGGGGGCGCTGGCTAATCTAAAGAGCAAGTATGAGAATGAGAAGTGCATGGTGACAGAGACCATGATGAAGCTGAGGAACGAGCTGAAGGCTCTGAAGGAGGACGCCgccaccttctcctctctcaggGCCATGTTCGCCACCAG gtgTGATGAGTATGTGACTCAGCTGGATGAGATGCAGAGACAGCTGGCTGCGGCGGAGGATGAGAAGAAGACCCTGAACTCCCTGCTCCGGATGGCCATCCAACAGAAGCTGGCCCTGACCCAACGCCTGGAGGACCTGGAGTTTGACCACGAGCAGACCCGGGGCTGCGGCGCCAAGGTGCCCAAGATCAAGAGCAGCCCGCACAAA TTTCTTGTAGATTGTCAGCAGCCTGCTTCCTCTGCCTCAGTATCGCCACTCTCCCCACAACTAAGGAGAGTCTCCCTAGTCCGCAG AACTAACTCAGTTCATCTCACTACAATCCCCAACCAGCCCCCTACAACCCACCCATAA
- the bicd1a gene encoding protein bicaudal D homolog 1 isoform X5 — protein MAAGGGCGETVDQYRAEVERLTQELADANREKIRAAECGLVVLEENQTLKQQYADLESEQETLKQELEQLQEAFGQAYSNQRKVAEDGESNEESLLQESASKEAYYMGRLLELQTELKLSRSVASNASNESERLNAVLQEHSESNEMLELQRTRMREEIRECKFREARLLQDYTELEEENITLQKLVSTLKQNQVEYEGLKHEIKVLEEETVLLNSQLEDALRLKDISQSQLEEALDALKIEREQKNSLRKELAHHITLSDSVYGAGAHLALTATVDGLKFATEEVGSNGTAMPNGNNGNEDSNSDCNGHLGLVKVNGDYRLPRKGEGLHGPVSDLFSELNLSEIQKLKQQLLQVEREKSSLLMNLQEAQTQLQHTQGALTEQHECVHRLTERVNAMKRLHSNKEMADAQESKTHDGLPGRHDYVVNIHGMEILECKYKVAVTEVIDLKAELKALKEKSNHCVEGQGEEWSSSDGKVQALDEQVKRLEKSCREAREKVARLEAELQTATGVATESHGMLNTAQDELVTFSEELAQLYHHVCLCNNETPNRVMLDYYRQSRNTRSGSLKGSEDPRALLSPRLARRLAAVNAGFSEAPRSPMDSPSKDPPSGDNGTTGRESPAPGSQGNPTRSPIGSPVINSSNGSPSSSSVPPEACGDLRKEPMNIYNLNAIIRDQIKHLQRAVDRSLQLSRQRAAARELAPLFDKDKEACMEEILKLKSLLSTKREQIATLRLVLKANKQTAEGALANLKSKYENEKCMVTETMMKLRNELKALKEDAATFSSLRAMFATRCDEYVTQLDEMQRQLAAAEDEKKTLNSLLRMAIQQKLALTQRLEDLEFDHEQTRGCGAKVPKIKSSPHKFLVDCQQPASSASVSPLSPQLRRVSLVRRSSTSTLINFLQN, from the exons gCGTTTGGCCAGGCCTACTCCAACCAGCGTAAAGTGGCGGAGGACGGCGAGAGCAACGAGGAGTCACTGCTGCAGGAGTCAGCGTCTAAGGAGGCCTACTACATGGGCCGGCTGCTGGAGTTGCAGACAGAGCTGAAGCTGAGCCGCTCGGTGGCGTCCAACGCGTCCAATGAGAGCGAGAGGCTCAACGCCGTGCTGCAGGAGCACAGCGAA AGTAATGAGATGCTGGAGTTGCAGCGGACCCGGATGAGGGAGGAGATCAGGGAGTGTAAATTCAGAGAGGCCCGTCTCCTACAGGACTACACCGAGCTGGAGGAGGAGAACATCACCCTGCAGAAACTAGTGTCCACACTCAAACAGAACCAG gtGGAGTATGAGGGTCTGAAGCATGAGATCAAGGTTCTGGAGGAGGAGACGGTGCTGCTGAACAGCCAGCTGGAGGACGCTCTGCGTCTGAAGGAcatctctcagtcccagctaGAGGAGGCCCTGGATGCCCTGAAGATCGAGAGGGAGCAGAAGAACAGCCTGAGGAAGGAGCTGGCCCACCACATCACCCTCAGCGACAGTGTATACGGGGCCGGAGCCCACCTGGCTCTCACCGCCACGGTCGACGGGCTCAAGTTCGCCACAGAAGAGGTCGGGAGCAATGGTACAGCCATGCCCAATGGCAACAATGGGAATGAGGATAGCAACAGCGACTGTAACGGCCACCTGGGACTGGTTAAGGTGAACGGCGACTACCGGCTGCCCAGGAAGGGGGAAGGGCTGCACGGTCCTGTGTCAGACCTCTTCAGCGAGCTCAACCTGTCTGAGATACAGAAACTCAAACAGCAGCTCCTTCAG GTGGAGCGTGAGAAGTCCAGCCTCCTGATGAacctgcaagaagcccaaacccagctgcagcacacacagggtgCCCTGACCGAGCAGCACGAGTGTGTCCACCGCCTCACCGAGCGCGTCAACGCTATGAAGCGCCTCCACAGTAACAAGGAGATGGCCGACGCCCAGGAGTCCAAGACGCACGACGGGTTGCCCGGTCGCCACGACTACGTGGTGAACATCCACGGGATGGAGATTCTGGAGTGTAAGTACAAGGTGGCGGTAACCGAGGTGATCGACCTAAAGGCGGAGCTAAAAGCTCTGAAGGAGAAATCTAACCATTGTGTGGAGGGCcagggggaggagtggagcagCAGCGATGGGAAGGTCCAAGCTCTGGACGAGCAGGTCAAACGGCTGGAGAAGAGCTGCCGCGAGGCCCGCGAAAAGGTGGCGCGTTTGGAGGCGGAACTACAGACGGCGACGGGCGTGGCCACGGAGAGCCACGGCATGCTGAACACGGCGCAGGATGAACTGGTGACATTCAGCGAGGAGCTGGCCCAGCTCTACCACCACGTGTGTCTCTGCAACAATGAGACGCCCAACCGCGTCATGCTGGACTACTACCGCCAGAGCCGTAACACCCGCAGCGGCAGCCTCAAGGGCTCCGAGGACCCCCGGGCACTACTCTCCCCCCGCCTGGCTAGACGCCTCGCCGCCGTGAACGCCGGGTTCTCAGAGGCCCCCCGGAGCCCCATGGACTCGCCCTCCAAAGACCCCCCCAGTGGGGACAACGGGACAACAGGGAGGGAGTCCCCAGCACCAGGCAGTCAGGGGAACCCCACCCGCAGCCCCATTGGCTCCCCGGTCATCAACAGCTCCAAcggctctccctcctcctcttccgtcCCTCCCGAGGCGTGCGGAGACCTGCGTAAGGAGCCCATGAACATCTACAACCTGAACGCCATCATCAGGGACCAGATCAAACACCTGCAGAGGGCCGTGGACCGCTCCCTCCAGCTGTCTCGACAGAGGGCAGCCGCCCGGGAGCTGGCCCCCTTGTTCGACAAGGACAAGGAGGCCTGCATGGAGGAGATCCTCAAGCTCAAGTCCCTCCTCAGCACCAAGAGGGAGCAGATTGCCACGCTCAGGCTGGTGCTCAAAGCCAACAAACAG ACTGCAGAGGGGGCGCTGGCTAATCTAAAGAGCAAGTATGAGAATGAGAAGTGCATGGTGACAGAGACCATGATGAAGCTGAGGAACGAGCTGAAGGCTCTGAAGGAGGACGCCgccaccttctcctctctcaggGCCATGTTCGCCACCAG gtgTGATGAGTATGTGACTCAGCTGGATGAGATGCAGAGACAGCTGGCTGCGGCGGAGGATGAGAAGAAGACCCTGAACTCCCTGCTCCGGATGGCCATCCAACAGAAGCTGGCCCTGACCCAACGCCTGGAGGACCTGGAGTTTGACCACGAGCAGACCCGGGGCTGCGGCGCCAAGGTGCCCAAGATCAAGAGCAGCCCGCACAAA TTTCTTGTAGATTGTCAGCAGCCTGCTTCCTCTGCCTCAGTATCGCCACTCTCCCCACAACTAAGGAGAGTCTCCCTAGTCCGCAG ATCATCTACTTCTACTTTGATCAATTTCCTACAGAACTAA